The Dehalococcoidia bacterium genomic sequence TGACTCCCCAGGCTCTTCAGCTGCCTCGAGCCTTTCTCTCACAACTGGCTGTCGGACTTCAGGGACGATGAGGCCCTTAAAAATCCACGCCTTGATACCGATCTTACCTGTGGCCGTAAGAGCTTCGGCAAGACCATAATCGATATCGGCACACAGGGTATGCAGAGGAACGCTCCCCTGGTGTTCCATTGTACGCCGAGCTATTTCATGTCCGTCAAGTCTTCCACTGATCTGGATCTTTATTCCCTTGGCTCCGGCATCCATAGTTTGCTGCATAGCCCGCTTCATGGCCCGTCGATAGGAAATCCTTCTCTCCAGCTGGTCTGCAATATTTCTAGCCACCAGATAGGCATCAAGTTCGGGCTCCCGTATCTCTTGAATATTCAGCCGGACCTTTTTTCCGACAACTTTTTCCAGGATGCCCCTCATCTCATCAACCCTCTGCCCCCCACGCCCAATAACCACTCCGGGCCTAGCCGTATAGATGGTAATCGTGACATCGCCGGTGCCGCGTTCGATTTCCAACTTTGAAATACCGGCTCCGCTATAGTTGGATCTAATGGCACTGCGAATAGACAGATCCTCGTGCACCAGTGCAGCATAATGGTGATCATCATGCCATTTGGACTGCCACGTCTTGAAGCTACCAAGCCTAAACCCTACTGGGTGAACCTTCTGCCCCATTTATGTCTCCTCAACCACGATCGTAATGTGACACATTCGCTTGAGGATTGGATTGACCCTACCACGACCCTTAAACCGCATCCTCTTCATGCGCAATCCGTCATCCACGAATGCTCCGACAATTTTGAGTTCCGCTGGTGCCATCTGAAAGTTGTTCTCTGCATTGGCAGCAGCAGACTTCACCACTCGCGAGACAATCCGAGCGTTTGCGCTTGGCATATAACTCAAAATACCTAGAGCCTCATCGACCTTTTTCCCGCGCACACTATCGACAATCCGCCGTGCCTTCTCAGGAGAAAGCCTTATTCCTTTTGCTGTTGCTCTTACTTCCATTCTCGTTCTACCAACCGGGGATTTTCTTTTTTCGTTGAAAGTTACGCTTTGCGAGTTGCTTTTTCCGCTTTGGCAGTATGCCCGCGATACGTCCGAGTCGGCACAAACTCTCCCAGTTTATGACCCACCATG encodes the following:
- the rplV gene encoding 50S ribosomal protein L22 — translated: MEVRATAKGIRLSPEKARRIVDSVRGKKVDEALGILSYMPSANARIVSRVVKSAAANAENNFQMAPAELKIVGAFVDDGLRMKRMRFKGRGRVNPILKRMCHITIVVEET
- the rpsC gene encoding 30S ribosomal protein S3, coding for MGQKVHPVGFRLGSFKTWQSKWHDDHHYAALVHEDLSIRSAIRSNYSGAGISKLEIERGTGDVTITIYTARPGVVIGRGGQRVDEMRGILEKVVGKKVRLNIQEIREPELDAYLVARNIADQLERRISYRRAMKRAMQQTMDAGAKGIKIQISGRLDGHEIARRTMEHQGSVPLHTLCADIDYGLAEALTATGKIGIKAWIFKGLIVPEVRQPVVRERLEAAEEPGESS